A portion of the Adhaeribacter radiodurans genome contains these proteins:
- a CDS encoding Ig-like domain-containing protein — protein sequence MKKVSTYYQKFTDLFIRKWSVTLLLSLVWGMQANGSTSLAKANSATAPNTHSTSVTRAAYALQRVVSFTLINADNEQPIQTIANGAVLKLSSLPTRNLNIRANTDPATVGSVRFVLSGSQSLTQMQTEKPYALFGDSGGDYYPWVPTNGSYKLVCTPYTGGAGSGTAGTALTISFTVETGTTSIRPYVTAVRPANGATNIALDQSVSVDLRYPGGNYIRTTTVNTSTVKLYSVSSTGTKTQVSGTTVNSTAAGDAVTLSAPLKLSTTYEFQITSGVKDDNGNSLIPFTSRFKTTSTATPPGNLDGVSFTEKTLITTSFGSDGFTTLVIGPDHRLYAATSGGKIERWDIRTDGTITNHKTISPFGSSRRLLIGFHFAPSATASNLIAFISHSSPLFTSAPEWSGKISRINLNNPSSPQVVDYVINLPRSYKDHSTNSIDFGSDGALYFTQGSATAMGSLDGAWGNRPEKILNGAVLRLDITKAQQQGLPVNVKTQEGGTYNPYSSSAPLTIYATGVRNAYDLVWHSNGALYVPTNGSAAGGNTPALPSGTVWSNGAKYTGSSIPVMTDVRQTMNDYLFRVVKGGYYGHPNILRHEFILNGGNPTSGSDPGEVTAYKVGTPKEPNYRGYIYNFGTNKSPNGIIEYKSNAFGGKLRGKMLVCRFSGGDDLMVLAPSSTNPNSITVTEGIKVPGLRRPFANPLDVIEDVKTGNLYLSEYYDANGDGQPRITLLKADKPATSGSAIAERVVTDPFTEFSSEETGLSVAVFPNPSTGDNLHTEVKNFGFQEKVTLTLHDAVGQVIQTSTLVTDDQGAGSQDIALHQQVLRGVYILKAASASGNTQTKVVIE from the coding sequence ATGAAAAAAGTATCTACTTATTATCAAAAGTTCACGGATTTATTTATTAGAAAATGGTCGGTAACTTTACTCCTCAGTTTGGTGTGGGGAATGCAGGCCAATGGCTCCACTTCTCTCGCTAAAGCAAATAGTGCTACTGCGCCTAACACCCATTCTACCTCTGTAACGCGTGCTGCTTACGCCCTACAAAGAGTTGTTAGTTTTACGTTAATAAATGCGGATAATGAGCAGCCTATTCAAACAATTGCCAATGGTGCTGTTTTAAAGCTTTCCAGTTTGCCTACCAGAAACCTGAATATCCGGGCTAATACCGACCCGGCTACAGTAGGTAGTGTTAGATTTGTTTTAAGTGGTTCTCAGTCTTTAACTCAAATGCAAACCGAAAAGCCTTATGCTTTATTTGGTGATTCGGGTGGGGATTATTATCCTTGGGTACCTACCAATGGTAGTTACAAACTCGTATGTACGCCCTACACGGGTGGGGCAGGTTCTGGTACAGCAGGTACAGCTTTAACTATTTCCTTTACTGTAGAAACCGGCACAACCAGTATACGTCCGTATGTAACCGCGGTGCGGCCAGCCAATGGTGCTACTAATATAGCGTTAGATCAGTCTGTATCCGTTGATTTAAGATACCCAGGCGGTAATTACATAAGAACCACTACGGTAAACACTAGTACTGTTAAATTATATTCGGTGAGTTCTACCGGTACTAAAACCCAGGTAAGCGGTACTACCGTTAATTCAACGGCGGCCGGCGATGCTGTAACTTTATCGGCTCCTCTTAAATTAAGCACCACTTACGAATTCCAGATTACGAGTGGGGTAAAAGATGATAATGGTAATTCTTTGATTCCGTTTACTTCACGTTTTAAAACTACCAGTACAGCAACCCCACCCGGAAACTTAGATGGCGTGTCTTTCACCGAGAAAACTTTAATTACTACTTCTTTCGGAAGCGATGGCTTTACTACCCTCGTGATCGGACCAGACCACCGCTTATACGCAGCTACTTCGGGCGGTAAAATTGAACGTTGGGACATTCGGACAGATGGCACTATTACCAACCATAAAACTATTTCGCCTTTTGGATCGAGCCGCCGATTGCTGATTGGTTTTCATTTTGCTCCTTCCGCAACAGCTAGTAACTTAATTGCTTTTATTAGCCATTCTTCTCCGTTATTTACAAGTGCTCCCGAGTGGTCGGGCAAGATTTCGCGGATTAACTTAAACAATCCATCCAGCCCACAGGTGGTTGATTACGTAATTAACTTACCGCGTTCGTACAAAGACCATTCTACCAACAGTATTGATTTCGGATCAGACGGTGCGTTATATTTTACTCAAGGTAGTGCTACTGCCATGGGTTCTTTGGACGGAGCCTGGGGTAACCGGCCAGAGAAAATTTTAAATGGTGCTGTGTTACGTTTAGATATTACCAAAGCACAGCAACAAGGTTTGCCGGTTAACGTGAAGACTCAGGAAGGAGGAACTTATAATCCATATTCCAGCAGCGCTCCATTAACTATTTACGCGACCGGGGTGCGGAATGCGTATGATCTGGTGTGGCATTCGAACGGGGCTTTGTACGTACCCACTAACGGTTCAGCGGCGGGTGGTAATACTCCAGCTTTGCCATCTGGTACTGTATGGTCGAACGGGGCGAAGTATACAGGCTCCAGTATACCAGTGATGACAGATGTACGCCAAACTATGAACGATTACTTATTTAGAGTAGTAAAAGGAGGGTATTACGGACACCCCAACATTTTACGCCACGAGTTTATTTTAAATGGTGGTAACCCAACTAGCGGAAGTGATCCCGGCGAAGTAACCGCATATAAAGTAGGTACTCCTAAAGAACCGAATTACCGAGGCTATATCTATAATTTTGGAACAAACAAGTCACCAAACGGTATTATTGAATACAAAAGCAACGCTTTTGGTGGGAAACTAAGAGGTAAAATGCTGGTGTGCCGCTTTAGCGGGGGCGATGATCTAATGGTATTAGCGCCAAGTTCTACTAATCCGAACAGCATTACTGTTACCGAAGGTATTAAAGTGCCAGGTTTACGCCGGCCATTTGCCAATCCTTTAGATGTAATAGAAGATGTGAAAACTGGTAACCTGTACTTGTCTGAGTATTACGATGCGAATGGCGATGGTCAGCCGCGCATTACTTTACTGAAAGCCGATAAACCTGCTACTAGTGGCAGTGCCATAGCAGAAAGAGTAGTTACCGATCCGTTTACAGAATTTAGCAGCGAGGAAACTGGTTTAAGTGTAGCCGTTTTTCCTAATCCGAGTACAGGAGATAATTTGCACACAGAAGTGAAAAACTTTGGCTTCCAGGAAAAAGTTACGTTGACTTTACATGATGCAGTGGGCCAGGTAATTCAAACCTCTACCTTGGTTACAGATGATCAGGGTGCAGGAAGCCAGGATATAGCTTTGCATCAGCAAGTACTGCGAGGCGTTTATATTCTGAAAGCAGCCAGTGCTTCGGGTAATACCCAGACCAAAGTAGTAATTGAATAA
- a CDS encoding Ig-like domain-containing protein, which yields MKKEITPYQRFIELSNRRLLTTLLFALIFGIQLNVTSYAASAAKGNSKNYYSTTKNGIAFAGQRIISFTLINADTEQPIQKIANGATLNLSTLPTKNLNIRADTDPVTVGSVKFELTGAQIRTETQTGKPYALFGDAGGDYNPWIPTLGSYTLRCTPYVGSAASGTAGTTLTITFKVVSQSSTSLISNIKSYTGHSYAQSNLAVGVPFYTDRTYKITSLPASLNGEAFIKTPNDDKYFTGSTAFTFQLGQSSTVYVAYDPVATKLPGWMTGWQKSFDRIGINDPRISYLDVYSKTFAAGTVTLGGNLASPAVGSKNTYIVVVKPSGVTNVRPYVTAVRPADEATNVLLDQSVSVDLKYPGGNSINGSTVNTNTVKLYTVSSTGVKALVSGTAVNSTAAGDAITLSAALKASTTYEFQISDGVKDDNGNALVPFASRFTTTSATPNDPGDLSGVSFTEKTLITTSFGSDGFTSLVVGPDHRLYATTSGGKIERWDIKADGTITNHVRISPFGTSRRLLIGLRFAPSSTSSNLIAWISHSSPVFTNAPDWSGKISRINLNNPSSPQVIDYVVNLPRSYKDHSTNSLDFGPDGALYFPQGSNSAMGSLDGAWGNRAERLLNAAILRLDINKAQQQGLPINVKTQEGGIYNPYASGAPLTLYATGVRNAYDLVWHSNGSLYIPANGSAAGGNTPALPNGTIWSNGKTYTGPGIPAMNDVRQTQSDYLFRVVQGGYYGHPNALRHEYIMNGGNPTSNTDPGELVGYPVGTPIEPNYRGFIYNFGLNISPNGAIEYKSNAFGGKLRGKMLVCRFSGGDDLIVLAPSSTNPNSITATEGIKIPGFRRPFSNPLDVIEDVKTGNLYLSEYYDGNGDGQPRITLLKADKPATSGTVAKRVASVIDTEVIKESGLAVSVYPNPNSGNNLHVEVKNFSAQEGITLTLHDVVGQVVHATSVVTDEQGNSSADIALNKTQLVRGVYIIKAAGISGNTQTKVVIE from the coding sequence ATGAAAAAAGAAATTACCCCTTATCAAAGGTTTATAGAATTATCAAATAGAAGGTTACTTACTACGCTTCTTTTCGCCTTGATATTCGGTATCCAGTTAAACGTAACCAGTTATGCTGCCAGTGCAGCCAAAGGGAACAGCAAAAACTATTACTCAACTACTAAAAATGGTATTGCTTTCGCGGGCCAAAGAATAATAAGCTTTACCCTGATTAATGCCGATACGGAACAGCCTATTCAAAAAATTGCCAACGGTGCAACTTTAAATTTATCTACTTTACCAACCAAAAATCTTAATATTCGAGCCGATACTGACCCCGTTACAGTAGGAAGTGTAAAGTTTGAGTTAACCGGCGCTCAAATTCGGACAGAAACGCAAACTGGTAAGCCATACGCCTTATTTGGCGATGCCGGTGGCGATTATAATCCATGGATTCCTACTCTAGGAAGCTATACCCTTAGATGTACTCCTTATGTGGGCAGTGCGGCTTCCGGAACGGCCGGTACTACTTTAACTATTACTTTTAAAGTAGTAAGCCAGAGTTCAACCAGTTTAATAAGTAACATTAAATCGTATACTGGTCATAGCTATGCCCAGTCTAATTTAGCGGTAGGGGTTCCTTTCTATACCGATCGGACTTATAAAATTACCTCTTTGCCCGCTTCCTTAAACGGAGAGGCATTTATTAAAACGCCTAACGACGATAAATACTTTACTGGTTCTACGGCATTCACCTTTCAGCTTGGCCAGAGTTCTACGGTTTACGTGGCTTATGATCCGGTAGCTACTAAATTACCAGGCTGGATGACCGGCTGGCAAAAATCATTTGACCGAATTGGAATTAATGACCCTCGTATTAGTTATTTAGACGTTTACAGCAAAACTTTTGCGGCAGGTACCGTTACTTTAGGCGGCAACCTGGCTAGTCCGGCAGTTGGTTCTAAGAATACATACATTGTAGTAGTAAAACCATCCGGAGTTACTAATGTTCGCCCTTATGTAACGGCGGTGCGTCCTGCTGATGAAGCTACCAACGTTTTACTAGATCAGTCTGTTTCTGTAGATTTAAAGTATCCGGGTGGCAATTCCATTAACGGAAGTACAGTAAATACCAATACTGTTAAATTATATACAGTTAGTTCTACGGGCGTTAAAGCCTTAGTAAGCGGCACTGCGGTTAACTCTACGGCGGCTGGCGATGCTATTACCTTGTCCGCGGCCTTAAAAGCCAGTACTACGTACGAGTTTCAGATTAGCGATGGCGTGAAAGATGATAATGGTAATGCTTTGGTTCCTTTTGCTTCTCGGTTTACTACTACTAGTGCAACCCCAAATGATCCCGGTGATTTAAGCGGAGTATCTTTTACCGAAAAAACTTTAATTACAACTTCTTTCGGCAGCGATGGTTTTACCTCGCTAGTAGTGGGTCCGGATCATCGTTTATATGCTACTACTTCGGGCGGTAAGATTGAACGTTGGGACATAAAAGCAGATGGTACCATTACTAACCACGTCCGGATTTCGCCATTTGGAACCAGTCGCCGTTTGCTGATTGGTCTACGTTTTGCTCCTTCGTCTACCTCCAGCAACTTAATCGCCTGGATCAGCCATTCTTCGCCGGTGTTTACCAATGCGCCGGATTGGTCGGGTAAAATCTCCCGGATTAACTTAAACAATCCGTCTAGTCCGCAGGTGATTGATTACGTAGTGAACTTACCTCGTTCGTATAAAGATCATTCTACTAACAGCCTGGATTTTGGACCCGATGGTGCTTTGTATTTCCCGCAGGGTAGTAATTCTGCCATGGGTTCTCTGGACGGAGCTTGGGGGAACCGGGCCGAAAGACTGCTAAACGCCGCTATTTTACGGTTAGATATTAATAAGGCCCAACAGCAAGGATTGCCGATTAATGTAAAAACCCAAGAAGGCGGTATTTATAACCCATACGCTAGCGGCGCGCCTTTAACTCTTTACGCAACCGGAGTGCGCAATGCCTATGATTTAGTGTGGCACTCGAATGGCTCGTTGTACATTCCGGCTAATGGTTCGGCTGCTGGTGGCAATACGCCTGCTTTACCTAATGGCACAATATGGTCGAATGGCAAAACGTATACAGGCCCAGGTATCCCGGCTATGAACGATGTGCGTCAAACCCAAAGCGATTATTTGTTTAGAGTAGTACAAGGCGGTTATTATGGGCACCCCAATGCTCTACGACACGAATACATTATGAACGGGGGTAACCCAACCAGCAATACTGATCCGGGAGAGTTAGTAGGTTACCCAGTAGGAACACCTATAGAACCAAATTACCGGGGCTTCATTTATAATTTTGGCTTGAACATTTCTCCAAACGGAGCTATTGAGTATAAGAGCAACGCTTTTGGGGGTAAGTTAAGAGGTAAAATGCTGGTTTGCCGCTTTAGCGGGGGCGACGATTTAATTGTGTTAGCACCAAGTTCAACTAATCCGAACAGCATTACCGCTACCGAAGGTATTAAAATACCAGGTTTCCGTCGGCCATTCTCTAACCCACTTGATGTAATAGAAGATGTAAAAACTGGTAACCTATATTTATCTGAGTATTACGATGGCAATGGCGATGGTCAGCCGCGCATTACTTTACTAAAAGCCGATAAACCTGCTACCAGCGGTACCGTTGCCAAAAGAGTAGCAAGCGTTATAGACACGGAGGTTATAAAAGAATCGGGTTTAGCCGTAAGTGTGTATCCAAATCCAAATTCAGGCAATAACCTGCACGTAGAAGTAAAAAATTTCTCGGCGCAGGAAGGTATTACGCTTACCTTGCACGATGTAGTCGGCCAGGTGGTACATGCTACTTCGGTGGTTACAGACGAACAAGGAAATAGCAGCGCGGATATAGCCTTAAATAAGACGCAATTAGTGCGCGGCGTTTACATAATAAAAGCAGCCGGAATTTCAGGAAATACCCAAACAAAGGTAGTGATAGAATAA
- a CDS encoding MlaE family ABC transporter permease, whose translation MALTDENTDTKNSRKYVLSKRMDRLFLELYSIYKFIARFFREVFVPPYEGKEIIKQCFEIGVKSLPLISLTGFIIGIVFTNQSRVSLAEFGATSWLPALISVAIVRAMGPLVTALIAAGRVGSSIGAELGSMKVTEQIEAMEVSATNPFRFLVVSRVLATTFMVPSLMMYMVLVALLGAYVNVHKNELTSFTTYFVQVFNAITFLDIFSSIIKSFVFGFTIGVVGCYKGYNSSKGTEGVGKAANSSVVTGMFLIFIEELISLQIITALRTM comes from the coding sequence ATGGCTCTTACCGACGAAAATACTGACACTAAAAATTCACGCAAGTACGTGCTGTCTAAACGGATGGACCGCTTGTTTCTGGAACTATATTCTATTTACAAGTTCATCGCCCGCTTTTTCCGGGAAGTGTTTGTACCACCTTACGAAGGCAAAGAAATTATAAAGCAATGTTTTGAAATAGGGGTAAAATCATTGCCGCTTATTTCTTTAACCGGGTTTATTATTGGTATTGTTTTCACCAATCAGTCGCGGGTATCTTTAGCCGAATTTGGGGCTACTTCTTGGTTACCAGCGCTTATTTCGGTGGCTATTGTTCGAGCCATGGGGCCTTTGGTAACCGCTTTAATTGCCGCCGGACGAGTAGGCTCCAGCATTGGCGCCGAGCTAGGTTCCATGAAAGTAACCGAACAAATAGAGGCTATGGAAGTATCGGCCACTAACCCGTTCCGTTTCTTAGTGGTAAGTCGGGTACTGGCAACTACTTTTATGGTTCCTTCTTTAATGATGTATATGGTTTTAGTGGCTCTACTGGGGGCCTATGTAAATGTTCATAAAAACGAATTAACCAGTTTTACTACTTATTTCGTACAGGTCTTTAATGCAATAACTTTTTTAGATATTTTTTCTTCTATTATAAAATCATTTGTGTTTGGTTTTACCATTGGCGTAGTAGGTTGCTATAAAGGATACAACTCTTCGAAAGGAACCGAAGGAGTAGGAAAAGCAGCAAACTCCTCGGTAGTAACCGGCATGTTCCTGATTTTTATTGAAGAATTAATTTCGCTGCAAATAATTACCGCGTTAAGAACCATGTAA
- a CDS encoding ABC transporter ATP-binding protein → MKKINPNIDKNNRVISIRNLKKSFDDFDVLKGVDLDLYQGENLVVLGRSGTGKSVLIKIIAGLLKADSGDINVLGSNLNNLTPVELDQLRLKIGFSFQNSALYDSMTIRENLEFPLVRNQKNLSRHEIDRIVNIVLEAVELSHTINQMPSELSGGQRKRIGIARTLILKPEIMLYDEPTAGLDPITSIEINKLINGVQKRFNTSSIIITHDLTCARSVGDRIVMLLDGKFQYEGSFEEVFAAADDRVKAFYDYNFIE, encoded by the coding sequence ATGAAAAAAATAAATCCGAATATTGATAAAAATAATAGAGTAATTTCCATCAGGAATTTAAAGAAATCTTTTGATGATTTTGATGTATTGAAAGGAGTAGACCTGGACTTGTACCAAGGCGAAAACTTAGTAGTTTTGGGCCGGTCTGGTACCGGTAAATCGGTTTTAATTAAAATAATTGCCGGCTTGCTAAAGGCCGATTCAGGGGATATTAATGTTTTAGGCAGTAATTTAAATAACCTTACGCCGGTAGAATTAGATCAGCTTCGTTTAAAAATTGGTTTCTCCTTTCAGAATAGTGCCTTGTACGATAGCATGACTATTCGTGAAAATCTGGAGTTTCCGTTAGTCCGGAATCAGAAGAACTTAAGCCGGCACGAAATTGACCGGATCGTGAATATTGTTTTGGAAGCAGTTGAGCTCTCGCATACCATTAATCAAATGCCATCTGAATTATCGGGAGGCCAGCGCAAGCGAATCGGAATTGCCCGGACTTTGATTCTGAAGCCGGAAATTATGCTTTACGACGAACCAACGGCAGGTCTGGACCCTATTACCAGTATTGAAATTAATAAATTGATTAATGGGGTGCAGAAAAGATTTAATACTTCTTCCATTATTATTACCCACGATTTAACCTGTGCCCGCTCCGTAGGCGACCGGATTGTAATGCTGCTAGATGGGAAATTCCAATACGAAGGTTCATTTGAAGAAGTATTTGCAGCAGCCGATGATCGGGTTAAAGCATTTTACGATTATAATTTTATCGAATAA
- a CDS encoding MlaD family protein: MGVAENKRSVIVGIFILLAIIIFISGVFLLGGQQKRFVNSINIKAVFDDVAGLKPGNNVWFSGVKIGTVKTINFYGESQVEITMSIEEKVRQFVRKDSKARISSESLIGNRIIVLFGGSPQAAPVEENDRVLAENPLDTDDVVETLQENNKNLVNITRDFKTLSSRLVQGQGTMGAILKDSTMADNFQAVVNNLRQASATTLKATGALATFTNKLNTSNGLASKFLTDTVVFRRLEQSVGKIQQSTAAAADITSNLKQVSGKLNSDSNAVGVFLNDEVFADQLRNTMTNLESSTDELDETLKAIQNNFFLKGYFKRKAVREAREAAKQKEEAAKQKEKIQTN; this comes from the coding sequence ATGGGTGTAGCAGAGAACAAACGTTCCGTAATCGTAGGCATATTTATCTTACTGGCCATTATTATTTTTATCAGCGGTGTCTTTCTGTTAGGTGGCCAGCAAAAGCGGTTTGTAAACAGTATCAACATTAAAGCCGTTTTCGACGATGTAGCCGGTTTAAAACCGGGTAATAATGTCTGGTTTTCCGGAGTTAAAATTGGTACGGTTAAAACCATTAATTTCTACGGCGAGTCGCAAGTAGAAATCACCATGAGTATTGAAGAAAAAGTAAGGCAGTTCGTCCGGAAAGACTCTAAAGCTCGGATTAGTTCCGAAAGCTTAATTGGTAACCGTATTATTGTTTTGTTTGGTGGCAGTCCGCAGGCAGCTCCCGTAGAAGAAAACGACCGGGTACTAGCCGAAAACCCACTCGACACCGATGATGTAGTAGAAACTTTACAGGAAAATAACAAGAATTTAGTAAATATAACCCGCGATTTTAAAACGCTTAGTTCCCGGCTGGTACAAGGCCAGGGCACGATGGGAGCTATCCTGAAAGACTCTACTATGGCGGATAATTTTCAGGCAGTGGTAAATAATTTAAGACAAGCTTCTGCTACTACCTTAAAGGCAACCGGTGCTTTGGCCACTTTTACCAACAAACTCAATACATCAAACGGGTTAGCGAGTAAATTTTTAACGGATACAGTAGTTTTCCGGCGTTTAGAGCAATCCGTGGGGAAAATACAACAAAGCACCGCTGCTGCCGCCGATATTACCAGTAACTTAAAACAGGTTAGCGGTAAATTAAACAGCGATTCCAACGCCGTAGGTGTCTTTTTAAACGATGAAGTCTTTGCCGATCAACTTCGCAATACTATGACAAATCTCGAATCCAGCACCGATGAATTGGATGAGACCTTAAAAGCTATTCAAAATAATTTTTTCCTGAAAGGTTACTTCAAACGAAAAGCAGTGCGGGAAGCACGGGAAGCAGCTAAACAAAAAGAAGAGGCAGCCAAACAAAAGGAAAAAATTCAAACCAATTAA
- a CDS encoding YitT family protein, with translation MASNSTTINEEQSVGTAIKNIVLIICGILAAAFGLKGFLLSSHFIDGGVTGISMLLAQVSGFPLYVLILFINLPFIILGYRQMGWRFSFKSAIAIAGLAVCLAIMPFPDITPDRLLTAVFGGVFIGVGIGLAMRGGAVLDGTEIAALIVSKKYPLLKVSDFILLLNIFIFSAAAFLLSIESALYSILTYFAASKMIDFLISGIEQYTGVTIVSEQSEEIRQSITEKLGRGVTIYQGKRGYGKRGDRSLGIDIIFTVVTRFEIPDLRNEVKRIDPNAFLIQHSIDDTEGGMVKKKPLH, from the coding sequence ATGGCTTCTAATTCTACTACTATTAATGAAGAGCAAAGCGTTGGAACCGCGATAAAAAATATTGTTCTTATTATTTGCGGCATTTTAGCCGCAGCATTTGGCCTAAAAGGTTTTTTGCTTTCCAGCCATTTTATTGATGGGGGTGTTACGGGAATCTCCATGTTGTTGGCTCAAGTATCGGGCTTTCCGCTGTACGTACTTATTTTATTTATTAATCTACCCTTTATTATTTTGGGTTATCGGCAAATGGGCTGGCGCTTTTCTTTTAAAAGTGCGATAGCTATTGCTGGTTTAGCGGTTTGTCTGGCTATAATGCCTTTTCCGGATATTACTCCCGACAGACTATTAACGGCTGTGTTTGGGGGTGTTTTTATTGGCGTCGGAATTGGTTTAGCCATGCGCGGCGGAGCAGTATTAGATGGTACCGAAATAGCAGCTTTAATTGTAAGCAAGAAATATCCGCTGTTAAAAGTAAGCGATTTTATCTTGTTATTGAACATCTTTATCTTTTCGGCCGCTGCCTTTTTACTCAGCATCGAATCAGCTTTATACTCTATTTTAACTTACTTTGCTGCTTCTAAAATGATTGATTTTCTTATTTCGGGTATTGAACAATACACCGGAGTAACCATTGTTTCGGAACAAAGCGAAGAAATCAGGCAAAGTATTACCGAAAAATTAGGCCGGGGTGTTACTATTTACCAGGGCAAGCGCGGTTATGGCAAACGCGGCGATCGTAGTTTAGGTATTGATATTATTTTTACTGTTGTAACTCGTTTCGAAATTCCAGACTTGCGTAATGAAGTAAAACGCATCGACCCAAACGCTTTTTTAATCCAGCACAGCATTGATGATACCGAAGGTGGTATGGTAAAAAAGAAACCTTTGCATTAA
- the lepB gene encoding signal peptidase I: MRIFFRNKKSNHKPAPTKSIIREWGDALMFAVVAATLIRWATFEAYAIPSSSMEKSLLTGDYLFVSKLHYGSRTPATPLQVPLTHQTLWGTELPSYSDLITLPSFRLPGFSEIKRNDAVVFNLPSEDQHPFDLKTHYIKRCVGLAGDSFSIKNAQIYINNQPISNPEKEQFQYYLVTDMALNEEFFADRDITDYFSAPNGYAVHTSPAKAKELASLDFIKEVRFLLSPAGEVEADVFPQAPTIYQWNKDNYGPLFIPKKGTTVTISPTTLPLYARVITKYEHNKDAEVSNGKLFIQGKETKLYTFQQNYYFMMGDNRHNSEDSRYWGFVPEDHVVGKAVFVWMSVDPKGGLTDKIRWNRIFTTID; the protein is encoded by the coding sequence ATGAGAATATTTTTCCGGAACAAAAAATCAAACCATAAACCAGCTCCTACTAAAAGTATTATCCGCGAGTGGGGCGATGCGCTCATGTTTGCCGTAGTAGCAGCTACTTTAATTCGTTGGGCAACTTTCGAAGCATACGCTATTCCTTCTTCATCGATGGAAAAATCTTTATTGACCGGGGATTATTTGTTTGTAAGTAAACTGCATTACGGCTCCCGTACTCCGGCTACTCCTTTGCAAGTGCCCTTAACGCACCAGACTCTTTGGGGAACAGAACTACCCTCCTATTCTGATTTAATTACTTTACCATCGTTCCGGTTGCCTGGTTTTTCCGAAATCAAGCGCAACGACGCCGTAGTTTTTAACCTTCCCTCCGAAGACCAGCACCCCTTTGACTTAAAAACGCATTACATAAAACGCTGCGTGGGCTTGGCCGGCGATTCTTTTAGTATTAAAAACGCACAGATATATATTAATAATCAACCTATCTCTAATCCGGAGAAAGAGCAATTCCAGTATTACCTTGTTACCGATATGGCATTAAACGAAGAGTTTTTCGCTGATCGGGATATAACAGATTACTTCTCGGCTCCAAATGGTTATGCGGTACATACAAGTCCGGCTAAAGCGAAAGAATTAGCTTCATTGGATTTTATTAAAGAAGTACGGTTTTTACTTTCTCCTGCCGGCGAAGTAGAAGCCGATGTTTTTCCGCAAGCACCAACTATCTACCAATGGAATAAAGATAATTATGGCCCTTTATTCATTCCTAAAAAAGGCACCACTGTTACCATCTCTCCTACTACCCTACCTTTGTATGCCCGCGTTATTACCAAGTACGAGCACAATAAAGATGCGGAAGTATCTAACGGAAAACTTTTTATTCAGGGTAAAGAAACAAAGCTATATACCTTTCAGCAAAACTATTATTTCATGATGGGTGATAACCGGCATAACTCCGAAGACTCGCGTTACTGGGGTTTTGTACCCGAAGACCATGTAGTGGGCAAGGCCGTATTTGTTTGGATGTCAGTAGATCCTAAAGGTGGTTTAACCGATAAAATCCGCTGGAACCGCATATTTACAACCATAGATTAA